TTGGGGGTCTTGTTCGCCCTGGGCCTGCTGTGGGGCAGGATCTACCGCCTGGAGGACAGCCCGGAGCAGGTGCACTACTTCCAGGCCGCGGACGGCTGGACCCTGAGCATCAGCCGCCGCACCCCGGAAAAGCCGGTCAAGGGGCGCGAGCCGGTGATCCTCTGCCACGGGTTGGCCTGCAATCGTTTCAACTTCGACTTCAACCGCACCATGTCCATGGCGCGTTATCTGGCAGGCGAAGGATTGGACTGTTGGGTGCTCGAGCTGCGCGGATTTGGCCGCTCGGCCCGGCGTCGACTGTTCTCCGCCAACCGCTTCAAGATCAGCTTCGACGACCTGGTGCGCCTCGACCTGCCGGCCGCCGTGGATCACGTATCTAAGGTCACGGGCGCAAAAAAGGTCCATTGGGTCGGACACTCGATGGGCGGGATGGTCGCCTACGGCGCGTTCCCCTCTGAGGGCGGGAAAAAGGTCAAATCACTATGTACGATTGCCAGTCCCGGCCAGTTCGGATTGCAGCCCGAGATTACAATCCTCACTAAAGCCAGGCCCTTGCTGCGCAACATCCGCTATATCCCGGTGCGGTTCTTCGCCTGGGCCGTGATCCCGTTCGTGGGCCGCGCCACGATGAATTTCGCGCGCGCCACGTTCAACGAATCGAACATGGAGCCGCTGGTCGTTCGCCGGATCTTGGCCAACGTGACCTCGCCGATCAGCAGCACCTTGGCCGGACAATTCCTGTACTGGATCGAGCAGCGCTCCGAGCTGATCGGCCTGGACGGCCACAACTATTCGCGCGGCATGGAAGATCTTTCAATGCCGATGATGTTCATCGCCGGCAACGTCGACCACCTGGCCTCTCCGGCGGCCGTGCGGCACGCCTACGATCGGGTCGGAGGCCAGGATAAACATTTTCGATTGTTCGGCACGGACCAGGGCGATTCGATCGACTACGGCCACGGCGATTTGATCCTGGGCAAGGCCGCACCCTACGAGGTGTTCCCCTTCGTGCGCGACTGGCTGCTGAAACAGAGTTCCAAGTGAGGCTGCGATGAGCCTGATCGTCTGGTTGATAAAGCTGCTGCTGGTCCTCGGAGCCGTCTGGCTGTCGCTGCACGTCCTGGCACGCTTTTTCGCGCGCTATTATCTGATCGAGCGCCGTCCCGATTCCGTGCATTACGCGCGCACGGACGACGACTGGCTGGTGGCCCTGCACCGCTTTGAGCCAACCAAACGCAAACCGCGCTCCCTGCCGCTGATCCTCTGCCACGGACTGGGCGGCAACATGCGGCTCTACGACTTCTCGGACCACGCCAGCCTCTGCCGCAGCCTGGCCGACGCGGGCTACGACGTCTGGGCCCTGGAGCTGCGCGGGGCCGGTGATTCGAGTAAGCCCGACTGGCTGGGCAACTACTCGTATCACTGGGATTTCAACGATTACCTGCGCTACGACATCCCGGCGGCCGTGCGCTACGTGCTTAAGCAGACCAGGAAGAAAAAGCTGCACTGGATCGGCCATTCGATGGGCGGAATGCTGATGTACGCCTATCTGCAGACCCAGGGCGCGGCGCAGATCGCCACGGCCACGGCGATCTCCAGCCCGGGGAATCTCGATCAGTTCAAGGGAATCAGCCGCCTGGCCAAGGTGGTGGCCCTGCTGCCGGTGATCCGGCTGGCCCGGCTGACCCAATTCCTCGCCCCGCT
The window above is part of the Candidatus Alcyoniella australis genome. Proteins encoded here:
- a CDS encoding alpha/beta fold hydrolase, whose protein sequence is MTILTFLFNLLLFLVLCLGVLFALGLLWGRIYRLEDSPEQVHYFQAADGWTLSISRRTPEKPVKGREPVILCHGLACNRFNFDFNRTMSMARYLAGEGLDCWVLELRGFGRSARRRLFSANRFKISFDDLVRLDLPAAVDHVSKVTGAKKVHWVGHSMGGMVAYGAFPSEGGKKVKSLCTIASPGQFGLQPEITILTKARPLLRNIRYIPVRFFAWAVIPFVGRATMNFARATFNESNMEPLVVRRILANVTSPISSTLAGQFLYWIEQRSELIGLDGHNYSRGMEDLSMPMMFIAGNVDHLASPAAVRHAYDRVGGQDKHFRLFGTDQGDSIDYGHGDLILGKAAPYEVFPFVRDWLLKQSSK
- a CDS encoding alpha/beta fold hydrolase, with the protein product MSLIVWLIKLLLVLGAVWLSLHVLARFFARYYLIERRPDSVHYARTDDDWLVALHRFEPTKRKPRSLPLILCHGLGGNMRLYDFSDHASLCRSLADAGYDVWALELRGAGDSSKPDWLGNYSYHWDFNDYLRYDIPAAVRYVLKQTRKKKLHWIGHSMGGMLMYAYLQTQGAAQIATATAISSPGNLDQFKGISRLAKVVALLPVIRLARLTQFLAPLFNHSSLIGMITGIRLENMLPGQSALAAANCQSNIPVKLLNQFAQWVEAGEISDHKGGYSYTRNLQVIQTPFLFLASEGDMTALSGSVKFVYDAVSSKDKRYVLFGPGSESTAYGHVDILIGENAPTEVFPVIHEWLDQHI